From the genome of Actinacidiphila yeochonensis CN732, one region includes:
- the zapE gene encoding cell division protein ZapE, giving the protein MSRDAAAAAISVPASLSTRNPHVAVERLLAELVPPPRFDAVRFDTYVPDSAQPSQAAAVRTLEGFATGLGGGEEQGRRRWFRAKPERPAGPAGVYLDGGYGVGKTHLLASLWHATDAPAERKAFGTFVELTNLVGALGFRPAVEALSRHRLVCIDEFELDDPGDTVLVSTLLARLSDAGVRLAATSNTLPGKLGEGRFAAADFLREIQGLSARFTAVRIDGEDYRHRGLPEAPEPYTDAQVTEVAGRTPGASLDDFPRLAEHLATVHPSRYGALCDGLQAVFLRGVGQVSDQATALRLVVLADRLYDREVPVMASGVPFDRLFPEEMLAGGYRKKYFRAISRLTALARDAARLARPQG; this is encoded by the coding sequence GTGTCACGTGATGCCGCCGCCGCAGCCATATCCGTGCCGGCCTCGCTGAGCACGCGCAATCCCCACGTCGCGGTCGAGAGGCTGCTCGCCGAACTCGTCCCGCCGCCGCGGTTCGACGCCGTGCGCTTCGACACCTACGTGCCGGACTCCGCGCAGCCCAGCCAGGCCGCCGCCGTGCGCACCCTGGAGGGGTTCGCGACCGGGCTGGGCGGGGGTGAGGAGCAGGGGCGGCGGCGCTGGTTCCGGGCGAAGCCGGAGCGGCCGGCCGGGCCGGCCGGGGTGTACCTCGACGGCGGCTACGGCGTCGGCAAGACGCATCTGCTCGCCTCCCTGTGGCACGCCACCGACGCCCCGGCCGAGCGCAAGGCGTTCGGTACGTTCGTCGAGCTGACCAACCTCGTCGGCGCCCTCGGGTTCCGGCCCGCCGTGGAGGCGCTCAGCCGGCACCGCCTGGTCTGCATCGACGAGTTCGAGCTGGACGACCCGGGTGACACGGTGCTCGTCTCCACCCTGCTGGCGCGGCTGTCCGACGCCGGGGTGCGGCTGGCGGCCACCTCCAACACGCTGCCGGGCAAGCTGGGGGAGGGCCGGTTCGCCGCCGCGGACTTCCTGCGGGAGATCCAGGGGCTGTCCGCCCGCTTCACCGCCGTGCGGATCGACGGTGAGGACTACCGCCACCGCGGCCTGCCGGAGGCGCCCGAGCCGTACACCGACGCGCAGGTCACCGAGGTGGCCGGGCGTACCCCCGGGGCGTCCCTGGACGACTTCCCCCGGCTCGCCGAGCACCTGGCGACGGTCCACCCCAGCCGCTACGGCGCGCTGTGCGACGGCCTCCAGGCGGTCTTCCTGCGCGGCGTCGGCCAGGTCTCCGACCAGGCCACCGCGCTGCGGCTGGTGGTGCTCGCGGACCGGCTCTACGACCGCGAGGTGCCCGTGATGGCCTCGGGTGTGCCCTTCGACCGGCTCTTCCCCGAGGAGATGCTCGCCGGCGGCTACCGCAAGAAGTACTTCCGGGCCATATCGCGGCTGACCGCGCTGGCCCGCGACGCCGCACGGCTGGCCCGGCCGCAGGGCTGA
- a CDS encoding MFS transporter, whose translation MVLLLGSQFMIAVDFSVLNVALPAIGRGLGFSQGGLQWISTAMMLPSAGFTLLFGRLADLAGRRRMLLAGMALLAVGSLAGGLAQGPGMMLAARAAQGLASALATPAALSLLTTALPEGPLRDRALALNGMLLSAGFTVGAIFGGVLTDLLSWRWAFLVNVPVAAAVLLAAPSVVAESRGARTRLDLPGAATVTGGLLALVYGVTSAGQRGWGDPSALAWLAGAAVLLAAFWRIELRAAAPLAPVRVLTRPSVMWGNLGGLATFSMESSLVFLLTLYMQQTLGYNPLQTGLAFCGLGVAAFGGGLAAPRLIVRFQARRVLVAGLLLQAVATAAMFWLGDGLNGGLAGGGALVLLLAATSAGALGHISAIVGYMVTATSGLPDEEQGLATGLASMTQQVGITLGTPVLSAVLAATTLHTALLTDAGVLLAAGAAVGLALRRA comes from the coding sequence ATGGTACTGCTGCTCGGCTCGCAGTTCATGATCGCCGTGGACTTCTCCGTCCTCAACGTTGCGCTGCCGGCCATCGGCCGCGGGCTCGGCTTCTCGCAGGGCGGCCTCCAGTGGATCTCGACGGCGATGATGCTGCCCTCGGCCGGCTTCACCCTGCTCTTCGGCCGGCTGGCCGACCTGGCCGGGCGGCGCCGGATGCTGCTGGCGGGCATGGCGCTGCTGGCCGTCGGCTCGCTGGCGGGCGGTCTCGCCCAGGGGCCGGGGATGATGCTCGCCGCCCGCGCCGCGCAGGGCCTCGCCTCGGCGCTCGCCACCCCGGCGGCGCTGTCGCTGCTGACCACGGCGCTGCCCGAGGGGCCGCTGCGGGACCGGGCGCTGGCCCTCAACGGGATGCTGCTGTCGGCCGGGTTCACCGTCGGCGCGATCTTCGGCGGCGTCCTCACCGACCTGCTGAGCTGGCGCTGGGCGTTCCTCGTCAACGTGCCCGTGGCCGCGGCCGTGCTGCTCGCGGCGCCGTCGGTGGTCGCCGAGAGCCGCGGCGCCCGGACCCGGCTCGACCTGCCCGGCGCCGCCACCGTCACCGGCGGCCTGCTCGCCCTCGTCTACGGCGTCACCAGCGCGGGACAGCGCGGCTGGGGCGACCCTTCGGCGCTGGCCTGGCTGGCCGGGGCGGCCGTGCTGCTGGCGGCGTTCTGGCGGATCGAGCTGCGGGCCGCGGCGCCGCTGGCCCCGGTGCGGGTGCTGACCCGGCCGAGCGTGATGTGGGGGAACCTCGGCGGCCTGGCCACCTTCTCGATGGAGAGCTCGCTCGTCTTCCTGCTCACCCTCTACATGCAGCAGACCCTCGGCTACAACCCCCTGCAGACGGGGCTGGCCTTCTGCGGCCTCGGCGTCGCCGCCTTCGGCGGCGGCCTGGCGGCACCGCGGCTGATCGTCCGGTTCCAGGCGCGCCGGGTGCTGGTGGCCGGGCTGCTGCTCCAGGCGGTCGCCACCGCCGCGATGTTCTGGCTGGGCGACGGCCTGAACGGCGGCCTGGCCGGCGGCGGGGCCCTGGTCCTGCTGCTGGCGGCGACGTCGGCGGGCGCGCTCGGCCACATCTCGGCGATCGTCGGCTACATGGTCACCGCCACCTCGGGCCTGCCCGACGAGGAGCAGGGACTCGCCACGGGGCTGGCGTCGATGACCCAGCAGGTGGGCATCACCCTGGGCACCCCGGTGCTCAGCGCGGTGCTCGCCGCCACGACCCTGCACACGGCGCTGCTCACCGACGCGGGCGTCCTCCTCGCCGCCGGCGCCGCCGTCGGCCTGGCCCTGCGCCGCGCCTGA
- a CDS encoding zinc-binding dehydrogenase, which translates to MRALLPTGQAGALVVAGEAEEPVPEPGQALVKVEAFSLNRGELSRLRGAPRPGLRPGKDIAGLVVQGAADGSGPRTGQRVVAHPPHGGWAEYAAVGTDRLAVLPEGVDAVTAAALPLAGLTALRLLRTAGCLSGRSLLLTGASGGVGHYVTELAVAAGAEVTAVTATPERGARLAEFGARVVHRLADAQGPFHVVMESVGGASTAGALALLRPRGELIWFGQASREPAVLDFFRFFDGPRSAAVRHFHYEHTDASCAADLAALVRLVAEDRLHPVVGRLADWRETARALDDLGERRITGNAVLTIGA; encoded by the coding sequence ATGAGGGCACTGCTGCCCACCGGGCAGGCCGGGGCACTGGTGGTGGCCGGAGAGGCCGAGGAGCCGGTGCCGGAGCCCGGCCAGGCGCTGGTGAAGGTGGAGGCGTTCTCCCTCAACCGGGGGGAGCTGTCCCGGCTGAGGGGCGCGCCCCGACCCGGTCTCCGCCCCGGCAAGGACATCGCCGGGCTGGTGGTGCAGGGCGCCGCCGACGGCAGCGGGCCGCGCACCGGTCAGCGGGTGGTCGCCCACCCGCCGCACGGCGGCTGGGCCGAGTACGCGGCGGTCGGCACCGACCGGCTGGCGGTGCTCCCCGAGGGCGTCGACGCCGTCACGGCCGCCGCGCTGCCGCTGGCCGGGCTGACCGCGCTGCGGCTGCTGCGGACCGCGGGCTGCCTCTCGGGCCGCTCGCTGCTGCTGACGGGGGCGTCCGGCGGTGTCGGGCACTACGTCACCGAGCTGGCGGTGGCGGCCGGGGCCGAGGTGACGGCGGTCACCGCGACGCCCGAACGCGGCGCGCGGCTGGCGGAGTTCGGCGCCCGGGTGGTGCACCGGCTGGCGGACGCGCAGGGCCCCTTCCACGTCGTCATGGAGTCCGTGGGCGGCGCGAGCACGGCCGGGGCGCTGGCACTGCTGCGGCCGCGCGGGGAGCTGATCTGGTTCGGCCAGGCATCCCGTGAGCCCGCCGTCCTCGACTTCTTCCGCTTCTTCGACGGCCCCCGCTCGGCGGCGGTCCGCCACTTCCACTACGAGCACACCGACGCCTCCTGCGCCGCCGACCTGGCCGCACTGGTCCGCCTGGTGGCCGAGGACCGGCTGCACCCGGTGGTCGGCCGGCTCGCCGACTGGCGGGAGACCGCGCGCGCCCTCGACGACCTCGGCGAGCGCCGGATCACCGGCAACGCCGTCCTCACGATCGGAGCCTGA
- a CDS encoding ROK family transcriptional regulator: MTQTRGPRTTTPVLERAVLDAFRHRHDPLRRVDLMARTGLSRPVVTALLDNLVAQGLVAPVPDAAPSGRGRPSPAFRLTRAATCAALVRLHRGPTALTLVTAEGPTPRRTLDLPWAGRWDEWADAVAALLARAEDDHGLRARYAVVATPFPVNTAGDGPAFPEPPSTPGAHGPESPFARTLRAWRRENPREHLVRVLGRPVRLVNDANLAALGEARYGAAAGSASSLHLSVREGLGAGIVINGRLHQGALGTAGELAHVPVVENGPYCRCGRRGCLATQTPGPGLEAAFTRLYERPLASADADGILRAPDSAAARLLTDLGRLVARPLAGVVTMLNPEVLVIDPALHAGHRPFVDGLSTHLAPAAARAPRIVPGDLPDAHAYGALALGDREPAAPYPATAGGSAGG, from the coding sequence ATGACGCAGACCCGAGGCCCGCGCACCACCACCCCCGTGCTCGAACGCGCCGTGCTGGACGCCTTCCGCCACCGCCACGACCCGCTCCGCCGCGTCGACCTCATGGCGCGTACCGGCCTGTCCCGTCCGGTGGTCACCGCCCTGCTCGACAACCTCGTCGCCCAGGGGCTGGTCGCCCCGGTACCGGACGCGGCGCCGTCCGGCCGCGGCCGCCCGTCGCCCGCCTTCCGCCTCACCCGCGCCGCCACCTGCGCCGCTCTCGTCCGGCTCCACCGCGGTCCCACCGCGCTCACCCTCGTCACCGCCGAGGGCCCCACCCCGCGCCGCACCCTCGACCTGCCCTGGGCCGGCCGCTGGGACGAGTGGGCCGACGCGGTGGCCGCCCTGCTCGCCCGCGCCGAGGACGACCACGGGCTGCGCGCCCGGTACGCGGTCGTGGCGACACCCTTCCCGGTCAACACCGCCGGGGACGGCCCGGCCTTCCCGGAACCGCCCAGCACGCCCGGCGCCCACGGACCCGAGTCCCCCTTCGCGCGGACGCTGCGCGCCTGGCGGCGGGAGAACCCCCGCGAGCACCTGGTCCGCGTCCTCGGGCGGCCGGTGCGCCTCGTCAACGACGCCAACCTCGCCGCGCTGGGTGAGGCCCGGTACGGCGCCGCCGCCGGATCGGCCTCCTCACTGCACCTCTCCGTCCGCGAGGGCCTCGGCGCCGGCATCGTCATCAACGGCCGCCTCCACCAGGGGGCCCTGGGCACCGCGGGCGAACTCGCCCACGTCCCCGTCGTCGAGAACGGCCCCTACTGCCGGTGCGGCCGGCGCGGCTGCCTCGCCACGCAGACCCCGGGCCCAGGGCTGGAGGCCGCCTTCACCCGGCTCTACGAACGCCCCCTGGCCAGCGCGGACGCCGACGGCATCCTCCGCGCCCCCGACTCCGCCGCGGCCCGCCTCCTCACCGACCTCGGACGGCTCGTGGCCCGCCCCCTCGCCGGCGTCGTCACCATGCTCAACCCCGAGGTCCTCGTCATCGACCCCGCCCTCCACGCCGGGCACCGGCCGTTCGTGGACGGGCTCAGCACCCACCTGGCCCCCGCCGCCGCGCGCGCCCCGCGCATCGTCCCCGGAGACCTCCCGGACGCGCACGCCTACGGGGCGCTCGCCCTCGGCGACCGGGAGCCCGCGGCGCCGTACCCGGCGACGGCGGGCGGATCGGCGGGCGGGTGA
- a CDS encoding GNAT family N-acetyltransferase translates to MQITAATQADAEEISVILGEIEHYYGGSPEPADLEQVRRLLGSNRPAADVLLARDGDRVLGLASYSLLWPAAGADTSLYLKELFVREDARRRGVAGALMAELRAVATGLGYSRVEWTADRDNPAALAFYAALGTEPHTGKVFYRSTL, encoded by the coding sequence ATGCAGATCACGGCGGCGACGCAGGCCGACGCGGAGGAGATCTCCGTGATCCTCGGGGAGATCGAGCACTACTACGGAGGCAGCCCCGAACCGGCCGACCTGGAACAGGTACGGAGGCTGCTCGGCTCGAACCGCCCGGCCGCCGACGTCCTCCTCGCGCGGGACGGGGACAGGGTGCTCGGACTCGCCTCGTACTCCCTGCTCTGGCCGGCGGCCGGCGCCGACACGTCGCTGTACCTCAAGGAACTGTTCGTACGCGAGGACGCCCGTCGCCGAGGCGTCGCCGGCGCGCTCATGGCCGAGTTGCGTGCCGTGGCCACCGGGCTGGGCTACTCCCGCGTCGAATGGACCGCGGACAGGGACAACCCGGCCGCCCTCGCGTTCTACGCGGCACTGGGCACCGAGCCGCACACCGGGAAGGTGTTCTACCGCTCCACCCTCTAA
- the treZ gene encoding malto-oligosyltrehalose trehalohydrolase: MLFEVWAPGARQVEALVGKGTGEAGDAREPHLMAPDPVRSGWWLADLPAVHGTRYAYVLDGGPPLPDPRSRRQPEGPDGPSAVVDHAAFAWHAPWPGRALPGAVLYELHVGTFTPEGTFDAAVERLPHLARLGVTHVELMPVCPFPGTNGWGYEGVSLWAVHEPYGGPAGMKRFVDAAHRHGLGVVLDVVHNHLGPAGNHLPRFGPYFTDRHHTPWGDAVNLDAPGSDEVRAFLVGSALAWLRDYRLDGLRLDAVHALVDTRALHFLEELSTEVDALSAALGRPLFLVGESDLNDPRTTTPHEAGGQGLHAQWNDDFHHALHTAVTGEAQGYYADFAAAGPAALAKVLTRGFFHDGAWSSFRGRHHGRPLDTATVPGHRLLGYAQTHDQVGNRATGDRLTPVQLGAAAALVLTSPFTPMLFMGEEWGASTPWQFFTDHDDQELAAAITRGRRREFAEHGWAEEEVPDPQDPATRNRSCLDWAEPEAQVHRELLDWYRALIALRRSEPALGDPRLEAVGATAGGRTLRVARGPFRVLANFSDAPARVPLDAPCEVVLARPSDCRVLPGPAVALPPRGAAVLRVQGGADEKAAAASGEAAGGATVGV; the protein is encoded by the coding sequence GTGCTGTTCGAGGTGTGGGCGCCCGGCGCCCGGCAGGTGGAGGCCCTCGTCGGGAAGGGGACGGGGGAGGCCGGGGATGCCCGGGAGCCGCACCTGATGGCCCCCGACCCGGTGCGGTCCGGCTGGTGGCTCGCCGACCTTCCCGCCGTCCACGGCACCCGGTACGCGTACGTTCTCGACGGCGGGCCGCCGCTGCCCGACCCGCGCTCGCGCCGGCAGCCCGAGGGGCCGGACGGGCCCAGCGCCGTGGTGGACCACGCGGCCTTCGCCTGGCACGCCCCCTGGCCCGGGCGGGCGCTGCCGGGGGCCGTCCTGTACGAGCTGCACGTGGGCACGTTCACCCCCGAGGGCACCTTCGACGCGGCGGTGGAGCGGCTGCCGCACCTGGCCCGGCTGGGCGTCACGCACGTCGAGCTGATGCCGGTGTGCCCGTTCCCCGGCACCAACGGGTGGGGCTACGAGGGGGTGTCGCTGTGGGCGGTGCACGAGCCGTACGGCGGCCCCGCGGGGATGAAGCGCTTCGTCGACGCGGCGCACCGGCACGGGCTGGGGGTGGTGCTGGACGTGGTCCACAACCACCTGGGCCCGGCCGGCAACCACCTGCCGCGCTTCGGCCCGTACTTCACCGACCGCCACCACACCCCGTGGGGCGACGCGGTGAACCTGGACGCGCCCGGCTCGGACGAGGTCCGCGCCTTCCTCGTCGGCAGCGCGCTGGCCTGGCTGCGCGACTACCGGCTGGACGGGCTGCGGCTGGACGCCGTGCACGCGCTGGTGGACACCCGGGCGCTGCACTTCCTGGAGGAGCTGTCGACGGAGGTGGACGCGCTGTCGGCGGCGCTGGGCCGTCCGCTGTTCCTGGTCGGCGAGTCCGACCTGAACGACCCGCGCACCACCACCCCGCACGAGGCCGGCGGCCAGGGCCTGCACGCCCAGTGGAACGACGACTTCCACCACGCCCTGCACACCGCCGTCACCGGGGAGGCGCAGGGCTACTACGCCGACTTCGCCGCCGCCGGCCCGGCCGCGCTGGCGAAGGTGCTCACCCGCGGCTTCTTCCACGACGGCGCCTGGTCGTCGTTCCGGGGCCGGCACCACGGCCGCCCGCTGGACACCGCGACCGTGCCGGGGCACCGGCTGCTCGGCTACGCCCAGACCCACGACCAGGTCGGCAACCGCGCCACCGGCGACCGCCTGACGCCCGTCCAACTCGGCGCCGCCGCCGCGCTGGTGCTCACCTCGCCGTTCACGCCGATGCTGTTCATGGGCGAGGAGTGGGGGGCGTCCACGCCGTGGCAGTTCTTCACCGACCACGACGACCAGGAGCTGGCGGCGGCCATCACCAGGGGCCGGCGGCGGGAGTTCGCCGAGCACGGCTGGGCCGAGGAGGAGGTGCCCGATCCGCAGGACCCGGCCACCCGGAACCGTTCGTGCCTGGACTGGGCGGAGCCGGAGGCCCAGGTCCACCGCGAACTGCTGGACTGGTACCGGGCGTTGATCGCGCTGCGCCGCTCGGAGCCGGCGCTCGGCGACCCCCGGCTGGAGGCGGTGGGGGCCACCGCGGGCGGGCGCACGCTGCGGGTGGCGCGCGGGCCGTTCCGCGTCCTGGCCAACTTCTCCGACGCACCCGCCCGCGTCCCCCTCGACGCGCCCTGCGAGGTGGTGCTGGCCCGCCCGTCGGACTGCCGGGTGCTGCCGGGCCCCGCGGTCGCGCTGCCACCGCGCGGCGCGGCGGTGCTGCGCGTCCAGGGCGGTGCGGACGAGAAGGCCGCCGCGGCCTCCGGGGAGGCGGCCGGCGGCGCTACGGTGGGTGTATGA
- a CDS encoding beta-glucosidase family protein — protein sequence MTSSALSRRRTTMGAVAVAAAVVAVTAGSGTVSAAARPPQVTGDVRVDRLLSEMTLDEKITMIEGSAEAAATNQYEAGYIAGVPRLGIPSLRLSDGPPGVITEQDSTGMTSTMGVAATFSTEDAKANGTVIGRDARSLGQDVVLEPFVNMDRDTSSGRTYNTFGEDPLLTSATGASEITGIQSQGTMAQVKHYIAYEGSNNVDVDSQTLHEIYLAPFDAAVKAGVSSVMCSYNTVNGPQACGNAQTLTTILRDELGFKGFVTSDWGANHSTDSINSGLDMEMPGNGGPAGISIPAYFSADAVKAAIAAGQVEESRVTQAAGRVLSEMDRFGLLSGASKHGVTPENTAADEKAVLTTAQDSATLLKNEGSALPLDGKDLSSLALIGPGAGQTIATNSGGEAAGGLLGQQTSALSTLRSETRGRADIDYQAADDLTGTPVPATALSSDGSPGLTRTTGTATSTDRTVDFTTARGDALPAGTAASWSGTLTAPTTGAYWLNIQSLGATGTLAVDGRTLTTVGGGFGTSPRYGVVHATDGNAPTATTDGLANGRTQVQLAAGAHTISIKAAPDVSGKPVQLRLNWVTPEQTRADHDAAVAAAKKARTAVVFVWDTSSGDLSKALPDGQDQLVADVAAVNPNTVVVLQANQPVAMPWESKVKAVLDTYYGGDQAGVAAAQLLTGAIDPSGRLPFTWPRDISQEVAHDTAHPERTTAGVNGTTTYSEGVDIGYRYFDATGETPLYPFGYGLSYTGFRYSALRTVGAGDGGLDVTFKVTNTGRTAGTEVPQVYLGAPDQAPAGVQFAPKALAAYGRVTLGAGQTRTVTLHVAPRRLQYWSDSTQWTLATGTRSVTVGSDERDTALTRTVRISAPSHGHR from the coding sequence ATGACGAGTTCCGCCCTCTCACGCAGAAGAACCACGATGGGCGCGGTGGCCGTCGCCGCCGCCGTCGTGGCCGTCACGGCCGGTTCGGGGACCGTCTCCGCCGCCGCGAGGCCGCCGCAGGTCACCGGCGACGTCCGGGTCGACCGGCTGCTGTCCGAGATGACGCTCGACGAGAAGATCACCATGATCGAGGGCAGCGCCGAGGCCGCCGCCACCAACCAGTACGAGGCCGGCTACATCGCCGGGGTACCGCGGCTGGGCATTCCGTCGCTGCGGCTCAGCGACGGCCCGCCCGGGGTGATCACCGAGCAGGACTCCACCGGCATGACCTCGACGATGGGCGTGGCCGCCACGTTCAGCACCGAGGACGCCAAGGCCAACGGCACCGTGATCGGCCGGGACGCGAGGTCCCTGGGCCAGGACGTGGTGCTGGAGCCGTTCGTCAACATGGACCGCGACACCAGCTCCGGCCGCACCTACAACACCTTCGGCGAGGACCCGCTGCTGACCTCGGCCACCGGTGCCTCCGAGATCACCGGCATCCAGAGTCAGGGCACGATGGCCCAGGTCAAGCACTACATCGCCTACGAGGGCAGCAACAACGTCGACGTCGACTCCCAGACGCTGCACGAGATCTACCTCGCCCCGTTCGACGCCGCGGTCAAGGCCGGGGTCTCCTCAGTGATGTGCTCGTACAACACCGTCAACGGCCCCCAGGCGTGCGGCAACGCGCAGACGCTGACGACGATCCTCCGCGACGAGCTGGGCTTCAAGGGCTTCGTCACCTCCGACTGGGGCGCCAACCACAGCACCGACTCCATCAACTCCGGCCTGGACATGGAGATGCCGGGCAACGGCGGACCGGCCGGGATCTCGATCCCCGCCTACTTCTCCGCCGACGCCGTCAAGGCCGCCATCGCCGCCGGACAGGTCGAGGAGTCGCGCGTCACCCAGGCCGCCGGCCGCGTCCTGTCCGAGATGGACCGCTTCGGCCTCCTCAGCGGCGCCTCCAAGCACGGCGTCACCCCCGAGAACACCGCCGCCGACGAGAAGGCGGTCCTCACGACCGCCCAGGACTCGGCCACCCTGCTCAAGAACGAGGGCTCGGCGCTCCCGCTGGACGGCAAGGACCTCTCCTCGCTGGCCCTGATCGGCCCCGGCGCCGGGCAGACCATCGCCACCAACAGCGGCGGCGAGGCGGCCGGCGGCCTGCTCGGCCAGCAGACCAGCGCCCTGTCCACGCTCAGGAGCGAGACCCGCGGCCGGGCGGACATCGACTACCAGGCCGCCGACGACCTCACCGGCACCCCCGTCCCCGCCACCGCGCTCAGCAGCGACGGCAGCCCCGGCCTGACCCGTACCACCGGCACCGCCACCAGCACCGACCGCACCGTCGACTTCACCACCGCCAGGGGCGACGCCCTGCCGGCCGGTACCGCCGCGAGCTGGTCCGGCACCCTCACCGCGCCGACCACCGGCGCGTACTGGCTGAACATCCAGTCCCTCGGCGCCACCGGCACCCTCGCCGTGGACGGCAGGACCCTCACCACCGTCGGCGGCGGCTTCGGCACCTCGCCCCGCTACGGCGTCGTGCACGCCACCGACGGCAACGCCCCCACCGCGACCACCGACGGCCTGGCCAACGGCCGCACCCAGGTCCAACTGGCCGCCGGCGCCCACACCATCAGCATCAAGGCCGCGCCCGACGTCTCCGGAAAGCCCGTACAGCTCCGGCTGAACTGGGTCACGCCCGAGCAGACCCGGGCCGACCACGACGCGGCCGTCGCCGCCGCGAAGAAGGCGAGGACCGCCGTCGTCTTCGTCTGGGACACCAGCTCCGGCGACCTGTCCAAGGCACTGCCCGACGGCCAGGACCAGCTCGTCGCGGACGTCGCCGCCGTCAACCCGAACACCGTCGTGGTCCTCCAGGCCAACCAGCCCGTCGCGATGCCCTGGGAGAGCAAGGTCAAGGCCGTCCTGGACACCTACTACGGCGGTGACCAGGCGGGTGTCGCCGCGGCCCAGCTGCTCACCGGCGCGATCGACCCCAGCGGCAGGCTGCCCTTCACCTGGCCCAGGGACATCAGCCAGGAAGTCGCCCACGACACCGCCCACCCCGAGCGCACCACCGCCGGCGTCAACGGCACCACCACGTACTCCGAAGGCGTCGACATCGGCTACCGCTACTTCGACGCCACCGGCGAGACCCCGCTCTACCCCTTCGGCTACGGCCTGTCCTACACCGGCTTCCGCTACTCCGCCCTGCGCACCGTCGGCGCCGGGGACGGCGGGCTCGACGTCACCTTCAAGGTCACCAACACCGGCCGCACCGCCGGCACGGAGGTCCCCCAGGTGTACCTCGGCGCTCCCGACCAGGCGCCCGCGGGCGTCCAGTTCGCCCCGAAGGCCCTCGCCGCCTACGGCCGTGTCACCCTCGGCGCCGGGCAGACCAGGACCGTCACGCTCCACGTCGCGCCCCGCCGGCTCCAGTACTGGAGCGACAGCACCCAGTGGACCCTGGCCACCGGCACCCGCTCGGTGACCGTGGGCTCCGACGAACGCGACACGGCCCTGACGCGGACGGTGCGGATCAGCGCCCCCTCGCACGGGCACCGCTGA